A region from the Sutcliffiella horikoshii genome encodes:
- the gvpU gene encoding gas vesicle accessory protein GvpU, which translates to MSNELGARKDSILEFFVQAANSYDFSLDISLNVNGAVISGTLISAKDYFEAMSETFEDGNEIAQKISEQLAATGESFESSKGAEANFIHLKNTKVYCGDSKPTPSEGKILWRGKLSEVDGFFLGRISDSGS; encoded by the coding sequence ATGAGTAATGAGCTTGGTGCCAGAAAAGACAGTATTTTAGAGTTTTTTGTGCAAGCAGCCAATAGTTATGATTTTTCCCTGGATATTAGCTTGAATGTAAACGGTGCTGTTATATCGGGTACTCTTATATCAGCTAAAGATTATTTTGAAGCAATGAGTGAGACATTTGAAGATGGAAATGAAATAGCCCAAAAAATCAGTGAACAACTTGCAGCTACAGGAGAAAGCTTTGAATCTAGCAAAGGTGCCGAAGCAAATTTCATCCATTTGAAAAATACAAAGGTTTATTGTGGAGACAGTAAACCCACTCCCTCAGAAGGGAAGATTCTCTGGAGAGGGAAATTAAGCGAAGTTGACGGGTTTTTCTTAGGAAGGATATCAGATAGTGGTTCTTAA
- the gvpU gene encoding gas vesicle accessory protein GvpU — MTKEQAAGKDNILAFLVQATNKHNLSIDITLNVNGAIVTGTIVSAKEYFVSLSETFEDGSEVAQQLSEKFAQAGEAIDSEDGGEASFIHLKDAKVFCGSRKSTPSKGVALWRGALSDINGFYLDNIPDSAEDDDEESDNGDYQSLKEKNSKLTDRIGKLEEMIAKLSPDNKNEDKSEDETESDEKQDSSEDTSNDDEEKEKSQKKRSGTKSGSTKTKKKASAKKTAKSE, encoded by the coding sequence ATGACTAAAGAACAGGCGGCAGGGAAAGACAACATTCTTGCTTTCCTTGTCCAGGCAACGAATAAACATAATCTGTCTATCGATATCACATTAAATGTAAATGGAGCCATTGTTACAGGAACTATCGTTTCAGCCAAGGAGTATTTTGTTAGCTTGAGCGAAACATTTGAGGATGGAAGTGAAGTCGCTCAACAACTTAGTGAAAAGTTCGCACAAGCAGGTGAAGCCATCGATTCAGAAGATGGTGGTGAAGCGAGCTTCATCCATCTAAAGGATGCAAAAGTATTTTGTGGTAGCAGAAAATCGACACCTTCCAAGGGAGTAGCTCTTTGGAGAGGGGCACTTAGTGATATTAACGGTTTCTATTTAGATAATATCCCGGACAGCGCAGAAGATGATGATGAGGAATCAGACAATGGCGATTACCAATCATTGAAAGAGAAGAATAGTAAACTGACAGACCGAATCGGAAAATTAGAAGAGATGATAGCTAAACTTAGCCCTGATAATAAAAATGAGGATAAGTCTGAAGATGAGACAGAATCCGATGAAAAGCAGGATTCAAGCGAAGATACATCCAATGATGATGAAGAGAAAGAAAAGAGTCAGAAAAAACGTTCAGGGACTAAATCTGGTTCTACCAAAACCAAAAAGAAAGCTTCTGCTAAAAAGACAGCCAAATCCGAATAA
- a CDS encoding YtxH domain-containing protein, whose amino-acid sequence MSENKTNTTENQTEEQNTNKEETSFAGPITRSITGGIIGATVGYLATAENGKKLMNSIDTEALKTKSSSFGETAKEKSKKAYDSIKGSAKGLFNKEKEETSEDESENEASNEDASNEKEVAATKESTKDSTNEDYESLKEENKNLTDRLGKLEEMLTKLSEDKEAGDRSEEDSEEEKDEDSEEDSKEDNEEEKDEDSEEESEEDSEEETEDEEEDDSEEKDDSNDDEKGKKSKPKKKRSTAKKSSKKKKDEESNETTLSSDDDTSS is encoded by the coding sequence ATGTCAGAAAACAAAACAAACACTACAGAAAATCAAACAGAGGAACAAAACACCAATAAGGAAGAAACGTCATTTGCAGGTCCGATCACTCGTTCCATTACAGGAGGGATCATCGGGGCAACAGTCGGTTATTTAGCTACTGCTGAAAACGGAAAAAAACTAATGAATAGTATTGATACAGAGGCTCTTAAAACAAAAAGCTCCAGTTTTGGAGAAACAGCCAAGGAAAAATCCAAGAAAGCTTATGATTCTATTAAAGGTTCAGCAAAAGGTTTATTTAATAAAGAAAAGGAGGAAACAAGTGAGGATGAGTCTGAAAATGAAGCTTCCAATGAAGATGCTTCAAATGAAAAAGAAGTAGCTGCAACTAAAGAATCTACAAAGGATTCCACCAATGAGGATTACGAATCATTGAAAGAAGAAAATAAGAACCTTACCGACCGATTAGGGAAATTGGAAGAAATGCTGACAAAACTATCAGAAGATAAAGAAGCTGGCGATAGATCAGAAGAAGACAGCGAAGAGGAAAAAGATGAGGATAGCGAAGAAGACAGTAAAGAAGACAACGAAGAGGAAAAAGATGAAGATAGCGAGGAAGAATCAGAGGAAGACAGCGAAGAAGAAACAGAGGACGAAGAGGAAGACGATTCAGAAGAGAAAGATGATAGTAACGATGATGAAAAGGGAAAGAAAAGTAAACCGAAAAAGAAACGTTCTACAGCTAAAAAATCTTCTAAGAAGAAAAAAGATGAAGAGAGCAATGAAACCACTCTTTCCAGTGATGACGATACTTCATCTTAA
- the gvpJ gene encoding gas vesicle protein, translating into MAVQTTGQSSTIVDVLEKILDKGVVIAGDITVGIADVELLTIKIRLIVASVDKAKEIGMDWWETDPYLSSKAVDNNTKALEEENKMLLERLESLEKKLSPNRINSTEFNY; encoded by the coding sequence ATGGCAGTTCAAACGACTGGACAATCAAGTACGATAGTGGATGTGCTTGAGAAAATTTTAGACAAAGGTGTCGTAATCGCAGGTGACATTACAGTGGGTATCGCAGATGTAGAGCTATTGACCATCAAGATACGACTTATTGTCGCTTCCGTTGATAAAGCAAAAGAGATTGGCATGGATTGGTGGGAAACGGATCCTTATCTAAGCTCTAAAGCGGTAGACAACAACACCAAGGCGTTGGAAGAGGAAAATAAAATGTTATTGGAGAGACTTGAATCTCTCGAAAAAAAGCTAAGTCCCAACCGAATAAATTCAACTGAATTCAACTACTAA
- a CDS encoding gas vesicle protein K, giving the protein MQPANPTSGRINLDPDKAEHGLAQLVLTVVELLRQIVERHAMRRVEGGTLTDEQIEDLGEALMNLEEKMEELKEIFGLDADDLNLDLGPLGSLL; this is encoded by the coding sequence ATGCAACCGGCCAACCCGACAAGTGGAAGAATTAATTTAGATCCCGATAAAGCGGAACATGGATTAGCTCAGCTTGTCCTGACTGTGGTGGAACTGTTGAGGCAAATCGTGGAACGCCATGCCATGCGACGCGTGGAAGGCGGAACCTTGACCGATGAGCAGATCGAAGATTTAGGTGAAGCTTTGATGAATCTTGAGGAAAAGATGGAAGAACTAAAAGAAATCTTCGGCCTTGATGCAGACGACTTGAATCTTGACCTTGGACCTCTAGGAAGCTTGCTATAA
- a CDS encoding gas vesicle protein, with amino-acid sequence MSHRDSIENKDIALIDILDVILDKGVAIKADLVISIAGVDLVYLDLRVLIASVESLVQAQQGNGKTVSSVEFDHQREGLIHATGQPDKWKN; translated from the coding sequence ATGTCCCATAGAGATTCGATAGAAAATAAGGATATAGCTTTAATAGATATTCTAGACGTCATACTTGATAAAGGTGTGGCAATAAAAGCTGATTTGGTCATTTCCATAGCGGGTGTCGATCTAGTTTACTTGGATCTTCGTGTCCTGATTGCATCTGTAGAGTCCTTAGTTCAGGCACAGCAGGGAAATGGCAAGACGGTATCTTCCGTAGAATTTGATCATCAAAGGGAGGGATTAATACATGCAACCGGCCAACCCGACAAGTGGAAGAATTAA
- a CDS encoding GvpL/GvpF family gas vesicle protein: protein MGELIYLYGLIPTNESVSQPVPSIKGFDGKGDIYTIPIGEITAIVCSLDANEYSEEIIKEKINSDMEWLQEKAFHHHETVMALSKLYTVIPLKFCTLYKNETSLTDTVQQNHSKMTDTFALLEGNEEWNLKIYCNDELLKKQVSQNNPAIEQRREEISQLSKGKQFFEKKKLDKLIDDEVENEKDRVSERIHTHLKDFVLQGNVKRNWSKDVTGRKENMTWNSVYLISSSKVEQFLEEIQQFEKKMGDMGWQFEPTGPWPAYHFSSFS from the coding sequence ATGGGGGAATTAATTTATTTATATGGGCTGATCCCAACTAATGAATCAGTAAGCCAGCCTGTTCCATCCATAAAAGGTTTTGATGGAAAAGGTGATATATACACCATACCAATAGGGGAAATAACCGCTATTGTATGTTCACTGGATGCAAATGAGTATTCAGAGGAAATCATTAAAGAAAAAATCAATAGTGATATGGAATGGCTGCAAGAAAAAGCATTTCATCATCATGAGACAGTAATGGCATTATCCAAATTATATACTGTAATTCCTTTAAAGTTTTGTACGTTATATAAAAATGAAACTAGTTTAACAGATACTGTGCAGCAAAATCATTCCAAGATGACAGACACCTTTGCGCTTCTAGAAGGCAATGAGGAATGGAATCTTAAAATATATTGCAATGATGAACTATTAAAGAAGCAAGTAAGCCAGAACAATCCTGCAATAGAGCAGCGTAGAGAAGAAATCAGTCAACTATCTAAAGGGAAACAATTTTTCGAAAAGAAAAAACTTGATAAATTGATTGATGATGAAGTAGAGAACGAAAAGGATCGTGTGAGTGAAAGAATTCATACACATCTTAAGGACTTTGTTTTGCAAGGCAATGTAAAGCGGAATTGGAGCAAAGATGTAACAGGTAGGAAAGAAAACATGACCTGGAATAGCGTCTATCTTATTTCTTCCTCAAAAGTGGAACAGTTTTTGGAAGAAATCCAGCAATTTGAAAAGAAAATGGGGGATATGGGCTGGCAGTTTGAACCGACCGGACCATGGCCTGCTTATCACTTTTCAAGTTTTTCATAA
- a CDS encoding gas vesicle protein GvpG, whose protein sequence is MLHKIVAAPINLVIKIGEKVKEEADKELYDLPTIQKKLIQLQMMYELGEIPDEAYKEKEAELLHRYEVAKNLEMEQWEHLTKKK, encoded by the coding sequence ATGCTCCACAAAATTGTAGCGGCACCTATCAATCTTGTCATTAAAATCGGCGAGAAAGTGAAAGAGGAAGCGGACAAAGAACTGTACGACCTTCCAACCATTCAAAAAAAGCTCATTCAATTGCAGATGATGTATGAACTGGGTGAAATTCCGGATGAAGCATACAAAGAGAAGGAAGCAGAACTGTTGCACCGTTACGAAGTAGCCAAGAATTTGGAAATGGAACAATGGGAGCATTTGACCAAAAAGAAGTGA
- a CDS encoding GvpL/GvpF family gas vesicle protein: MSQEEKMGIYIICGIQTETEEEFGHIELEGEKRELFTISYKDSAMVAAEVPMKIYHPNKENLMMHQQAISLVMKQNDTVIPVSFGNVFHSKEDVAVLLENLYPQFEKLFPAIKGKIELGLKVIGKKEWLEELAGGNEKMGKMAEKVRGKSEAASYYERIQLGEAAQKLFVSLQEEMQAEIFQPLKDTAEASKVNDPIGEKMLLNASFLIDRDKEEEFDQKVNEAHDKWKDKVDFNYSGPWPAYNFVNIRLTVEDA, encoded by the coding sequence ATGAGCCAAGAAGAAAAAATGGGTATATATATCATTTGTGGAATTCAAACAGAAACGGAAGAGGAATTTGGTCATATTGAATTGGAAGGGGAGAAAAGAGAACTCTTTACTATTTCGTATAAAGATTCTGCCATGGTAGCTGCAGAAGTGCCAATGAAAATCTACCATCCGAATAAAGAAAACCTGATGATGCATCAGCAAGCGATTTCTCTTGTAATGAAACAAAATGATACCGTCATTCCTGTAAGTTTCGGTAATGTTTTTCATTCAAAAGAAGATGTAGCCGTCCTGCTTGAAAACTTGTATCCTCAATTCGAAAAACTTTTCCCAGCTATCAAAGGAAAAATCGAATTGGGCTTAAAAGTAATTGGTAAAAAAGAATGGCTGGAAGAACTTGCTGGCGGAAATGAAAAAATGGGAAAAATGGCAGAGAAGGTCCGAGGGAAATCGGAAGCAGCAAGTTACTATGAGCGAATCCAATTGGGTGAGGCTGCTCAAAAACTATTCGTTTCCCTCCAAGAAGAGATGCAGGCTGAAATCTTCCAACCATTGAAGGATACAGCAGAAGCATCGAAAGTGAATGACCCTATTGGGGAGAAGATGCTGTTAAACGCCTCTTTTCTTATTGATAGGGATAAAGAAGAAGAGTTTGATCAGAAAGTGAATGAAGCACATGATAAATGGAAGGATAAGGTTGATTTTAATTACAGTGGTCCATGGCCGGCTTATAACTTTGTCAATATCAGACTAACAGTTGAGGATGCTTAA
- the gvpN gene encoding gas vesicle protein GvpN, which yields MTVLKEKIKKDSRALIQDSETKDLLSRSLHYLKAGYPIHFTGPSGAGKTSMALALAKKRKKPVMLIHGNHELNNKDLIGDFTGYTRKKVVDNYIRSVYKKEENVTETWRDGRLLEAVKNGYTLVYDEFTRSQPTTNNIFLSILEEGILPLYGSKLTEPFVPVHPDFAVIFTSNPDEYAGVFHTQDALLDRLITIHVDYKEVDREAKIVSQKVDMKEEEAKAITGLVAELRKACNKNGPSLRASLMIAKLASEGDIPVNGRNEDFKLLCKDILGHPLSRCLDSEQPLKEAEEMILTACENMKVTE from the coding sequence GTGACGGTTTTAAAAGAAAAAATCAAGAAAGATTCACGGGCACTAATTCAAGATTCAGAAACGAAGGATTTGCTTTCTCGCTCACTGCATTATCTTAAGGCCGGATACCCTATTCATTTTACAGGCCCATCTGGTGCAGGTAAAACTTCCATGGCACTTGCTCTTGCAAAGAAGAGGAAAAAGCCTGTCATGCTCATTCACGGAAACCATGAGTTGAACAATAAGGATCTAATTGGTGACTTTACAGGGTATACAAGGAAAAAGGTTGTAGATAACTATATCCGTTCTGTCTATAAGAAAGAGGAAAATGTGACTGAAACTTGGAGGGACGGACGTTTGTTAGAGGCTGTGAAGAACGGATACACGCTTGTGTATGATGAATTTACCCGGTCTCAACCAACGACAAATAATATCTTTCTATCCATTTTGGAGGAAGGTATCCTTCCATTGTATGGATCAAAGTTGACGGAACCTTTCGTGCCCGTTCATCCGGATTTCGCAGTGATTTTCACAAGCAATCCAGATGAATATGCAGGCGTTTTTCATACACAGGACGCTTTGCTAGACCGGTTAATAACTATCCATGTTGATTATAAAGAGGTGGATAGGGAGGCAAAGATTGTTTCGCAGAAAGTAGATATGAAAGAAGAAGAAGCGAAAGCCATAACTGGTCTTGTAGCAGAGCTTCGTAAAGCATGCAATAAGAACGGTCCGAGCTTAAGGGCTTCCCTGATGATTGCAAAGCTGGCATCAGAGGGAGATATTCCGGTTAACGGGAGAAATGAAGATTTCAAGCTGCTCTGTAAAGATATCCTCGGACATCCATTAAGTCGTTGTCTGGATAGCGAACAGCCGCTGAAAGAAGCAGAAGAAATGATCTTAACGGCCTGTGAAAATATGAAGGTCACTGAGTAA
- the gvpO gene encoding gas vesicle protein GvpO, with protein sequence MEIKKIMGNVADFFNEFVAPLHKITSVEQSDNEGWKLTVEVIEEKEYMKKYAKDEMLGIYDVLLNKDKEVISYKRRDIRYRSSIKHEG encoded by the coding sequence ATGGAAATTAAAAAAATCATGGGAAATGTCGCTGATTTCTTCAACGAGTTCGTTGCCCCCCTTCATAAAATCACCTCCGTTGAACAAAGTGACAACGAAGGCTGGAAGCTTACAGTGGAAGTGATTGAAGAAAAGGAATATATGAAAAAGTACGCAAAAGATGAAATGCTGGGTATATATGACGTCCTTTTAAATAAGGACAAAGAGGTCATTTCATATAAAAGGCGTGATATCAGGTATAGAAGTTCCATTAAACACGAGGGTTAG
- the gvpA gene encoding gas vesicle structural protein GvpA, with translation MSVQKSTDSSSLAEVIDRILDKGIVIDAFVRVSVVGIEILTVEARVVIASVDTWLRYAEAVGLLRDEVEENGLPEQQNERSPRFSI, from the coding sequence ATGTCCGTTCAAAAGAGTACAGACAGTTCAAGTTTAGCAGAGGTTATTGACCGCATACTGGATAAAGGGATTGTCATTGATGCCTTTGTAAGGGTTTCTGTGGTTGGTATTGAAATTCTGACGGTAGAGGCAAGAGTGGTAATTGCCAGCGTAGATACATGGTTACGATACGCAGAAGCAGTTGGATTACTTCGTGACGAAGTAGAAGAAAACGGGCTTCCTGAACAGCAAAATGAACGAAGCCCACGCTTTAGTATTTAG
- the gvpQ gene encoding gas vesicle protein GvpQ: MGNEIKKTLGKAAKKVFEHTPEPIKEEIKDKVKEKAKEKFVEGVQDKAEDATDNLKEATEEKAEQFEDKAEKGKEKAQDALLSVRDKIGKVVEAGEDFQEKISSTKDDDDRKVKGVNSIKSYTDMKGASKIKSSKNIKSSNDIKTMGS; encoded by the coding sequence ATGGGCAATGAAATAAAAAAGACCTTAGGCAAGGCGGCAAAGAAGGTGTTTGAACACACTCCGGAGCCTATTAAAGAGGAAATCAAAGATAAAGTTAAAGAAAAAGCGAAAGAAAAATTCGTTGAAGGTGTTCAAGATAAGGCTGAGGATGCTACAGACAACCTTAAAGAAGCGACCGAAGAAAAAGCTGAACAGTTCGAAGATAAAGCAGAAAAAGGAAAAGAAAAAGCACAAGATGCCTTATTATCTGTCCGCGACAAAATAGGTAAAGTTGTCGAAGCGGGAGAGGACTTCCAAGAAAAGATATCCTCGACTAAAGACGATGATGACCGCAAAGTCAAAGGTGTAAATAGCATCAAGAGCTATACAGATATGAAGGGTGCAAGCAAGATAAAAAGCTCTAAAAATATCAAATCCTCAAATGACATTAAGACAATGGGATCTTAA